A stretch of DNA from Cryptomeria japonica chromosome 4, Sugi_1.0, whole genome shotgun sequence:
CACTTTAAAGAAAATTTCTTATTAAAATAACATTAACATAGCACAAATCTACTATGGTAGTATAGAAATATCCTAGAATTGGAGAGGGGTTTGTGCAATTTGAGCTTTCATCTTTCGAGTATCACTACATTAGAAAATAAAGGAAAAACACAATAGTAAGGCATTCTAACAATTTTTTGGTCTCCAACTATCATGATTTTTCTATATACACCTTCACATCAAATCCAGATATTTGAGACTATTCATTCATAATATGctggaaaaaaaaaataataactaaTTAAATTTCTATGCGTTAAACTTGATAACCAATTTGAaagtcaaagattatcaaatctataatatttccacaatccattcaaatattgtCATAGTTTGTGTATTTGATGGTAAAAaattctcacacaatcaaatctagaaatttTCAATAATAGTCAAAGATTAGGTTCCTTTATTTTACACtttgattgattttgaaatgaAAAGGGCTAAgagatttagattttttttttgtgtattgtaTTTAATTTTTAACATCATAGTAACTAGAATGTAAACTTGGTAACTCCATTATCTAGATGCAATGacaataattacattaaaataattaaattttaaaatagtgATTGAAATCTAAtctaatttttctacatcaaaagaAGATAGTAATTAAAGATAGATATTTAATTcaaattataataattatataataattaaaattttaattcgaaaaaataattataaattaaatttattgtaaTAACTATCAATTACTATTAGAAATTTTTTAAAaggcataaataaataaattttaaacttattattaaaaaaataaatctaattttatctcttttaatattttttcccttttaaaaattagaaaaacaagacaataaaagaaaagaatattaaaagatattcttattaaaaaatcataataaatttatttatttttctttcatgcGCCTTTTTTTCCTAATCAACTatatgaaataaaagaaaataatactTAAAGATgttcttatttaaaaaataataaaaaaatattttttttttgtcatgCACATTAAATTCCtagttaataatattaaaatatatatttttaaattttttaataataattttttaaattaatataaatatagattagtattaaaatatatatttgttaaatttgtattatgatttttttattaattcaacaaattattaaaaattaaatttagtaaATTTCCCAGCATTAAACTTGACAATCAATTAGAAaattaaagatttttttaatttttatttttgtttattttatctaTTAATTGATTATGTATCAAGAAAGCTAAAAAAGATTAGAATGATTTTTGTGGGCAATGGCTATTCTCCATACACAACAGTACAATTGTAAAAACACGAACTAGCATAACACAGTTGTTCTTCAATATGATTTTTTGTATAAAAGTATTGAGAAGGCAAACTAATAGGATCTAACCAGTAAAAATTGCATAAAAATCTATTGTGATTTGCAATTTTTTGTGCTTTTGATAAATGCTATTTTGTATGGAGAATATACTACATTTTTATGCACTACAATTTCATTGATTATGTCATAAAGAATACTAAACTTAAATATAATGACTAGAATTTAAGCTGGATATTTCATGCAATGTAACAACAAATAACTAAATTTCTAAATAGTGGGCGGAATCTAGCTTGATAACTccataaaattgaaataaatatgtATTCTGAATAAATCTATTCACCACAAATGCTTAAAGAAATAGCATTAACATCAGATCAAGAGTCAGAAAGATAAGTGAAATAGTAGAATAATGTCGAAAACACACAACCAGTCAAGTGCCCATCATACTATTCTCAACGCTTCAACCATATAACTGAAAAAAAAGGCAATTCCAACAGCAGCCAGAGCAACTGAAGTCCAAAGCTTCACAGCTTATGAAGATATTGCAGCCTTCACTTCCATTGCAGTGGGTTTCTTCCAATTTTTCTGAATTCCAGCAACATGGCTCTTTCCCACAACTGCTACAACTGATTTACATTCCTTTGCAACTTCAAACAATCTAGAGGCCATATACAAGTCCCTCTCATGAATCATTGTCTCTGCCATACTTGggaattccctttccaagatttgaTTATTTCCAGTAATTGCATCCACATCTACTGATAAGAAGGCCGCAATAGGTAACATTAATAGACAGATGACAACAAACTTAGTTTTATACCAGAAGCTCATCTGTGACCATGTCCTTTGGCAAGTTATCTCAATAGGTCTGTCACCCAATATGACCTCACCACCATATTTCTTTGCTTCTCTGTATGCACTTAGGAACTCAGAGCCAGGAAAAACTTTAAGTTTCTTCCCAAACTTTGCCGTAATCAAGCTGAAAAGAATTTCGAAAGCGTTAATATTGCTATCCTTCCACATAGCAACCATAGCATCAGTAAAACTGGGTACTTTTACAATTTCAGGTGTTTGAGGATGCAAGAAGTATGATCTGCTTTCACACAACTCTAGGAATACAAAATCTGGTTTCAAGAAGCCAATGATTGCTTCAACATCCTTGCAAGATTGTGAAGAGACATGACATGTTCCAACCAAGAAAACATTGCAGCTGCCTTTCACGGATTCGCATTGTAAAGTTACAGCTTTCTTCCCCAGGGCTTCTGGAAGTTCCATCTGAGCAGGTTGTAGGAGAAAAGGATTTGAAATAATGTTTCTTATTTCTTCTTGTAAGCCACTCCTGCActtatatatcttttgcgaaattCAATCTGTATTTAAACACAATAGCCGACAATCTTCGACGATATTTCTGAAAAAAAGATCTTATGTAAAAAAATTTACTCCTCACTGCTAGATGGGCGCAGTTGAGCAAGCCTTATTTAGAAGAGCGTGTTTATATTCCGTTTATAGATATAAATATCACGGCGAGTCATGCCAAATAAGTAGTTTGctaatttaaaaaaattactttATACTATATTATAGAAATCGTAATAACTCTTATTTAAtatctctatttttatatataaataattttaataaacaatttatttaaaattatatttattttgaagttttttttttatattaattatagaTTAGTCAAAAAAGGTAAGAAACAGTACGAAGAGTTCACAAGAAGACACCAACTCCGGAGGCAAGCCTCACACGGAGAGAGAGTCACAACCAAAAAGGACCGAgtataaaaaatatattacatacgGAAACACAATTTACATAGGATCGGTAAACTGTAAGGAATTAATGAGGTAAATCCTCAAACTGCTCAACCCAAGCAGTCCATCCAAGAGGCCCTTCCATCCAAGCGATTTTCGAATTGTAACTTATAAATATCACGGCCAGTCATATCATATAAATATTTTGCTAATATAAAAAAAACTACTTTATACTATATTATAGAAATCTAATAACTCGTAAGAAAAAGtaattattatataaaaataataataaaaaatgtcattatcattcttatctttgttttttatatataaataattttaattatttattaatttaaaattaatattttcagtTTTAAATTGTAAGTATTCTTATCtttgttttttatatatatttaatattatgcaattaaataaatattatatataaaattaaaaagcaACTTGCCTGGataatactattgcattcactgaAATCAAATCATAAATTAATTTATACCTATTATACAACATTATTATTTGTattttcaaaatattattatttttataaaatttaaatgtatatttaaaaattaaataaataaaaaaattatttgtctaCAATTTGATTGGTTTAACAAATTTTGTATTGTAAGAATGATCTATTtactatttttaatatttttttatgaaattgttttatttcaagCATTATCCACGGGAGGGAATACTTTATTTGCTCCGTTAAAACCCTACTACTACCATTACAAGAAAACACTTTCGGAGCTCTCCTCtcgtaggtttttttatttttaaattgtaataacTCTTATTTAAGAAAAAGCAATTTATtatatgaaaataataataaaaaatatcattctCATTCTTATCTTTGTTTtatatgtataattttattaattatcgattaatttaaaattaatattttcaggTTGAAATTGTAAAtattctttatctctatttttcatttataattaatattaataaattatttatttaaaattaaatttctaatttctaaatttaaacaactattatatataaaattaaaaagcatctttattatttttatcttcacttttatatatatatattgtaattttgcctatctatttatttaaaataaattttctcaatttaaaaaatattttatattatattataaaaaccttaaaaaatcatttttctaaaataaacttaataattttttttttcttttttttttccttttttttttcaaaaacaaacaattgttatatgaaaaaaatcaaaaaactttaATATTATCctttatctctctttttatatactagcttatatatattgaATTACATATATAAACAAAGCTAAAAGATGAGGCTTTAATATTTTATTATCccactttattaatttaaaaaaattaaagcctAGAAATCTTCTAGcttatatatataattcaatatatataagctaaaaataaattaaatatccaAATATTTATTAGTTTACAAGTCCACtaatttatttctaattaattagttaaataaactttaaagaatgattttttttataatggagatattttaactttaataaaattattttaatatatgaATAATGCTAATACAATAGTAGGTAttatcaaattttaattaattttggataGTTACCATTGGATTTTAGTTATGTTTTAACTAGAGTTAAGGTtggcttaggattagggtttaattaaGGTTATCTTTTAATTACAATTAAAATCAAGGTTAGGATTCAAATGTCTTACAGgtagggttaaggttaaggttcaatttggtttagggtgaGGGTTGATTTTTGTCTAGTGTTAGGTTAGACTTATATATAGTATTATAATTAGGGTTGGGATTAAAATATTATGAACAATTTAATAAAGAttaggattcaatttggtttagtgtttgaTTAAGTTTAAGGCTAGAGTTAAATTTGTCTATTGTTCATTTAGGTTaacattcaatttggtttatttttaaattaagggttaagatttaatttggtttagtgttcatAAATATAAGGAATTGTAATCATAAATACAATGAATTAGtgatagggttagggttcaatttggtttgatGTTAGATTTAGGGTTCAACTTTATTTAGGATTTGGATTTAATTTGGATTAATGCTCAATTAGGTTTGGGTTTatcattcaatttggtttagtgttatggttatggATTTATTTGGTTTAGTATTACCATTAAGGTTTAATAAGGTTTAGGGTTAAAGTTCAATTTGCCTTAGTGTTAGGATTGGGGTTcattttggtttagtgttaggttcAAGGTTTAATTTGATTGACCAtttggatttaattttttttttatggttagggttcaacttGACTGAATATTCAATTAGGTTGAAGTTTAGTTTAGTGTTCAATTTGACTTaataaaatttctttaaaaaaatgaaagaatCCATATCTCTtagctttctttatatatatattcaaatatttttagaAGAAGGATTATAGTTCAattttatggttagggttcaacttGACTGAATATTCAATTAGGTTGAAGTTTAGTTTAGTGTTCAATTTGACTtaattaaatttctttaaaaaaatgaaagagtccatctctctctctctctatatatatatgtatatatatatattcaaatatttttagaAGAAGGATTATAGTTCAATTTGATTTAAGGTTTTAATTAGGTTTGTAGTTAGGATTCACCTTGGTTTATAGCtagggtttattttattttagtattaGGGGTAGAGGTTAATTTGatttaccggttagtgtttaatttAATCTACTATTCAGGTTAGGGTGTAATTTTGTTTACAAGTAGGGCTAGGGTTGAATTTAATGTAAGGTTAGGGTTATAAAACTTGGTTTAATATTAAAGTTAAATATGATATAAAAAATAGGGTTTAGtttggtttaatgttcaattaggtttaatggtaagtttgaaatttatttagTGTTAAGGTTTGATTTGGCTTATGATTTAGATTtggtttggtttagggttagggttcacttTCATTTAGTGATAGGGTGAGGGTTTATTTTGGTTTAGTGTGAGACTTGAATTTTGTACCGTATTAGAGTTCAATTTTGTTTACAATTCATTTTGGTTTAGTATTAAGATAAGGGTTCAATTTGAATTAGTGTTGAGGTTAGGGAAAAATTTCATTTAGACTTATAGTTCAATATAGTTTAGTGTTCATTtagtattagggttcaatttggtttagtgtttattTAAGATTAGGTTTAATCTAGTTTAGTGTTTAATAAGGACATGGGTTAGGATTTAATTTTTTTATGGTTGGAGTTAatgttcattttggtttctagGGTTATAGTTAAATTTGGTTTAATGTTATGGTTATGATTCCATTTGGTGTATGGTTTGTCTTTAATTTGGCTTAATATAAGATTTAGGGTTCAATTTAATTTAGTGTTAGGTTTACCATTTTAGTTAGAGTTTAATTAAGTTCATAGTCATGgtttaatatcattttattttatggttaaggttcaatttggtgTAGTGTTGGGATAAGAATCAATTTTGTCTACTATTCACTTAGGCTTAGGGTCACAATTCAATTTAAGTTCAATTTTAGTGTTAGCTTTAGGATAAAATCAAACTTAGGGTTAGGATTCACTTTGGGGTAGTGTTAAGGTCAAGATTATATATAAAATCAGAGTTAGGATTAAAGTAAAAAGACCAACCCTAACACAATAATGATAAGGGTTCAATTTTCTttagtgttcaattatgtttaTGGCTAGGTTTCAATTGTATTTAATACTCAATGAGCTTTAGGGTTAAGTttcaatttggttaagtgtttaaTTAGGTTTAGTGTTGGAGTCCAATTTTATTTAGTTTTTGGGTTGGTATTTTAATGATCAATTgaattaaaattatatttcaaagtttcAAATTGTAAGAATTCTTaactttatttttatatataaataatattcatcaattatttattaaaaaaaaaatctaatttttaaatttaagaaaCTATTATATGTGAAATAAAAAAGCATTCTTACctcactctctcacacacacacagagTTTAGTcatctatttatttaaaattaacttcacaatTTTTGAATTGTAAGTATTCTACTAATATTAAAGAATTTATAtcaattttatctttattttttgtaTAAATAATATTAAAGAATTGATGAGGAGCTCATGGATCCCAAGCCCCGGGACTACGATGTTCTTATCAGAAAGAATAAACCAGTGGCCCATTTTCCCATTCGGGTTATTGAAGATCCCACGACCTTTAAAGCTTATAGTCATTTCAGAAGTAGAAActtcctcttcctctcatggattCTTCAGTCAAAAAACCCCCTTGGGAGAAATAGTTGATTACCTACCTTGAAGCTGAAAATATCATGGTCATCTTGGACCATGTGCCAATTCCTCCCTCTCCTGTAGACCTCTCAGTGGAAAAGCCAAAGACTTCGAGCTCCAAGAACCCCCACAAGCAAGGAAGGAAAGGTTAAGGTTCCTCTAGAATGGAAAGCCCTTTGGTTTTTGGAACTCCGGGTCTCTTGGGTTGTGATAAATGTTTAAATGGCCCATTATTGGGGGTCTGTCTCTAATGTTTCTTTTGTCCCCGTTGAACTCTCTATGATTTTTCTTTCTTACAGACTACACTTGTTAAAAAGACCTATGGTTATAAATATTTTTGATATCTAATTATGTTCACTAATTTTTGATTGCTGGGTTTAGCTATTCTCTGCTCATTCCATTTACTATCTCGCTTTTCAGGCAATATAGGCCCAACATGTCATTCATAAATATGtatacactatatatatatatatatatatatatatataagtttagcTATATGCAATATTTAGCACAGTCGGTTTGGTGTCCTTTCGGAAGTTTTCATAATCCCTTGAGCATTATCGTATTAGAAGTCACTCATTTTAGGCAATTGTGAGCCTTTTGATAGGAAAGTTTCTATGTTTccaattatttttaaaatctatGAGGAATAGTAGATTGCCTTGCTCGATTTAGAATTGATTCTAGAAGGGTTGTTCTTTGGTTGAGTACTTAAGTTTTCTCGAAAAACTTCCTTCGAAGGTTTTGGTACTAACTGAGCATTATGATATTACAGGTCAGAAAACTTGGTAGGTATGACCTGCTATGAGAACTAGTTTGTATTTCTTGTGAAGTTGGAATTCTATGTTTTATTCTAACATTGAGC
This window harbors:
- the LOC131079239 gene encoding uncharacterized protein LOC131079239, coding for MELPEALGKKAVTLQCESVKGSCNVFLVGTCHVSSQSCKDVEAIIGFLKPDFVFLELCESRSYFLHPQTPEIVKVPSFTDAMVAMWKDSNINAFEILFSLITAKFGKKLKVFPGSEFLSAYREAKKYGGEVILGDRPIEITCQRTWSQMSFWYKTKFVVICLLMLPIAAFLSVDVDAITGNNQILEREFPSMAETMIHERDLYMASRLFEVAKECKSVVAVVGKSHVAGIQKNWKKPTAMEVKAAISS